In the genome of Enterococcus hirae ATCC 9790, one region contains:
- a CDS encoding type 1 glutamine amidotransferase domain-containing protein, with the protein MAKKVAAIVTDLVEDVELTSPKEALEKAGHTVTLIGFEGNQTIKGKKGAEFTVEQSIADVSPEDFDALLIPGGFSPDQLRADQRFVDFVSYFLKNDQPLFAICHGPQLFIQTGLTEGRTMTAYDTVRPDIEYAGAVVKDEPVVIDRGLITSRNPDDIPAFNEAIVEALAN; encoded by the coding sequence ATGGCAAAAAAAGTTGCAGCAATCGTTACAGATTTAGTTGAAGATGTGGAACTAACGTCACCGAAAGAAGCACTAGAAAAGGCTGGACATACAGTGACTTTGATTGGGTTTGAAGGAAATCAAACAATCAAAGGAAAAAAAGGCGCAGAATTCACAGTCGAACAAAGTATTGCAGATGTTTCTCCTGAAGACTTCGATGCGCTATTGATACCAGGGGGATTTTCACCGGATCAATTACGAGCAGATCAACGATTCGTTGATTTTGTTTCTTACTTTTTAAAAAATGATCAACCGTTATTTGCAATTTGTCACGGTCCACAACTATTTATTCAAACAGGTTTAACTGAAGGACGGACAATGACAGCTTATGATACGGTACGTCCAGATATCGAATATGCTGGTGCCGTCGTGAAGGATGAGCCAGTGGTAATTGATCGAGGCTTGATTACTAGCCGAAATCCTGATGATATTCCAGCATTTAACGAAGCAATCGTTGAAGCACTAGCAAACTAA
- the pheA gene encoding prephenate dehydratase has protein sequence MMKIGYLGPKGSFTYSAATRYFKQGTFLSYDSLIDLIEAQLEKEITYAMVPIENTIEGSVLPTLVHVYETLPSIQGEIVLPIRQQLMVHPTQQANWRNITKICSHPQALAQSQLFLRANFPKVEIEQVGSTAQGARQVATHPEECLGAIGSKEAANEFGLTIVQSDIQSIATNETRFWVLSAAPVDAKLQKNSHKATFFVDLPENKPGALYQVLSVFANNQVNLTKIESRPQKTRLGEYFFVIDVAIDDKIDKVNELMEVLKEQGYPTHLVGCYPVYHIDE, from the coding sequence ATGATGAAAATTGGGTATCTAGGTCCTAAAGGTTCCTTTACTTATAGTGCAGCCACACGTTATTTCAAACAAGGTACTTTTCTTTCTTATGATTCCTTGATTGATTTGATCGAGGCACAATTAGAAAAAGAGATTACTTATGCAATGGTGCCGATCGAAAATACGATTGAAGGTTCTGTTTTGCCAACACTTGTTCATGTGTATGAGACATTACCTTCTATTCAAGGAGAAATCGTTCTGCCGATCCGACAACAATTGATGGTCCATCCGACCCAACAAGCCAACTGGCGAAATATCACAAAGATTTGTAGTCATCCGCAAGCATTAGCCCAATCACAACTTTTTCTACGGGCAAATTTTCCAAAGGTCGAGATTGAACAAGTAGGTTCCACTGCCCAAGGAGCCCGGCAAGTAGCAACCCATCCAGAAGAATGTCTAGGTGCGATCGGCTCCAAAGAAGCTGCAAACGAATTTGGGTTGACCATCGTGCAATCAGATATCCAGTCCATTGCAACTAATGAGACCCGTTTTTGGGTTCTAAGTGCCGCGCCTGTTGATGCAAAATTACAAAAAAACAGTCATAAAGCGACATTCTTTGTGGATTTGCCAGAAAATAAACCTGGGGCGCTTTATCAAGTTCTTTCGGTCTTTGCTAATAATCAAGTGAATTTAACAAAAATCGAATCACGCCCACAAAAAACGCGGTTAGGCGAATACTTTTTTGTTATCGATGTTGCTATCGATGACAAGATCGACAAGGTGAATGAGCTGATGGAAGTGCTAAAAGAGCAAGGCTATCCTACGCATTTGGTTGGTTGTTATCCGGTTTATCACATCGATGAATGA
- a CDS encoding shikimate kinase, producing MTSLVLIGFMGAGKTTISKKLAARLDQPVIDMDDYLVQQLGCSIEQYFATFGEAAFRDHETALLKTILQKKAVIATGGGVVLQKENQELLKQQQVIYLKGEADILIERIRQDQTNIRPLALKNSDTKLREIMWEREKIYKSLAKITIDTSKKLPDEIITEIIKWVENNDENWVSRS from the coding sequence ATGACGTCACTTGTATTGATCGGTTTTATGGGCGCTGGTAAGACGACGATCAGTAAAAAATTAGCGGCTCGATTGGATCAACCAGTCATCGATATGGATGACTATTTAGTTCAACAATTAGGCTGTTCCATTGAGCAATACTTTGCTACCTTCGGAGAAGCCGCGTTTCGCGACCACGAAACCGCTCTTTTAAAAACAATTTTACAAAAAAAGGCAGTGATCGCTACTGGTGGCGGGGTTGTCTTACAGAAAGAAAATCAGGAACTATTAAAACAGCAACAAGTCATTTATTTAAAAGGAGAAGCCGATATCTTGATCGAACGGATACGACAAGATCAAACAAATATTCGACCGTTAGCGTTAAAGAATAGTGACACAAAACTACGTGAGATCATGTGGGAACGGGAAAAAATATACAAAAGTTTAGCAAAAATCACGATAGATACGTCTAAGAAATTGCCAGACGAAATTATCACAGAAATCATAAAGTGGGTAGAAAATAATGATGAAAATTGGGTATCTAGGTCCTAA
- the aroA gene encoding 3-phosphoshikimate 1-carboxyvinyltransferase encodes MKLLTAKNGINGELVIPADKSISHRSIMFGAISKGTTIVNNFLKAEDCLSTIAVFKQLGVRITEKNEQIMIEGKGFEGLTAPSSRLDAGNSGTTMRLVLGILAGCPFTSEIAGDASLNRRPMERVMKPLREMGADLQGTAEAEFPPLKVTGNTLHGIEYHMPIASAQVKSAILFAALQAEGTTKIIEKEQSRNHTEEMIKQFGGKIQVEGKEIIVTGPQQLIGQEVTVPGDISSAAFYLVAASILANSEVLLKQVGINPTRTGILDVLMQMGANIEERQLDEQNQAADLIVRSAQLHACEIQGEIIPRLIDELPIIALAATQATGTTIIRDAQELKVKETNRIDATAEELTKMGANIEPTEDGLIIHGPTSLHGATVDSHGDHRIGMMLQIAALLTAEPVELLNPEAVNISYPEFFTDLAKLVQEDPS; translated from the coding sequence ATGAAACTATTGACAGCTAAAAATGGGATCAATGGAGAATTAGTGATTCCTGCTGATAAATCGATTTCCCATCGCAGCATCATGTTTGGTGCGATCAGCAAAGGAACTACGATCGTCAACAATTTTTTAAAAGCTGAAGATTGTTTAAGTACGATTGCAGTTTTTAAGCAATTAGGGGTACGTATTACCGAAAAAAATGAACAAATCATGATTGAAGGAAAAGGATTTGAAGGATTAACAGCACCATCTTCTAGGCTAGATGCAGGAAATTCTGGCACAACGATGCGCTTAGTATTAGGAATTTTAGCAGGCTGTCCATTTACTTCTGAGATTGCAGGGGATGCTTCTTTGAATCGCCGTCCGATGGAACGTGTGATGAAGCCATTGCGTGAGATGGGTGCTGATTTACAAGGAACGGCCGAAGCTGAATTTCCTCCACTAAAAGTAACTGGAAATACATTGCACGGGATCGAGTATCACATGCCCATTGCTAGTGCGCAAGTGAAGTCTGCTATCCTTTTTGCAGCTTTACAAGCCGAAGGGACCACTAAAATCATCGAGAAAGAACAGTCAAGGAACCATACCGAAGAGATGATCAAACAATTCGGTGGGAAGATCCAAGTGGAAGGAAAAGAAATTATAGTCACTGGACCACAGCAGTTGATCGGACAAGAAGTCACTGTCCCAGGGGATATTTCTTCGGCTGCGTTTTATCTCGTCGCAGCAAGTATTTTAGCAAACAGTGAAGTCCTCTTAAAACAAGTAGGAATCAATCCGACACGGACAGGGATTCTCGATGTGTTGATGCAAATGGGTGCTAATATTGAAGAAAGACAGCTGGATGAGCAAAATCAAGCAGCAGATTTGATTGTCCGTTCTGCGCAACTCCATGCTTGTGAGATCCAGGGAGAAATCATCCCACGCTTGATTGATGAGTTACCAATCATTGCATTAGCTGCTACTCAAGCAACAGGCACAACCATCATTCGTGATGCTCAGGAATTAAAAGTCAAAGAAACGAATCGGATTGATGCAACTGCGGAAGAATTAACGAAAATGGGTGCGAACATTGAACCGACAGAAGATGGTTTGATTATTCACGGACCAACATCTTTACATGGAGCGACAGTGGATAGCCATGGGGACCATCGAATTGGGATGATGTTACAAATCGCCGCTTTACTAACCGCAGAACCTGTCGAACTACTCAATCCTGAAGCAGTCAATATTTCATATCCTGAATTTTTTACGGATCTAGCCAAATTGGTTCAGGAGGACCCATCATGA
- the aroC gene encoding chorismate synthase, whose product MRYLTAGESHGPNLTAIIEGVPAGLTLSIEAINQELARRQGGYGRGGRMKIEKDQVTITSGIRHGKTLGSPITMTVTNKDWKNWQTVMSVTPVSEKEENLRRVAKPRPGHADLVGGMKYQHHDLRNVLERSSARETTMRVAIGALAKQILAALDIEIASHVAILGGIKANVPENLTVTEIKEKTTISEVNMVDLMIEEEVKALIDATKKAGDTLGGVVEVRVENVPAGLGSYVQWDKKLDGKLAQAMLSINAFKGVEFGIGFEAASLPGSQVMDEITWDESGYHRASNHLGGFEGGMTNGEQIIVRGVMKPIPTLYKPLMSVNIDTKEPYKASVERSDSTAVPAASVVAEHVIATTLVREILEHFPADNMQELKKAVANHRQMTKEF is encoded by the coding sequence ATGCGTTACTTAACAGCAGGAGAATCACATGGGCCTAATTTGACAGCGATTATTGAAGGAGTTCCAGCAGGCTTAACCTTATCGATTGAGGCAATCAATCAAGAATTAGCTAGACGACAAGGTGGTTATGGTCGAGGTGGGCGCATGAAGATTGAAAAAGATCAAGTGACAATCACATCGGGTATTCGTCACGGCAAAACATTAGGCTCACCGATCACAATGACTGTCACGAACAAAGATTGGAAGAACTGGCAAACGGTGATGTCAGTTACTCCAGTTTCTGAAAAAGAAGAAAATCTACGACGAGTGGCTAAACCAAGACCAGGTCATGCCGATTTAGTTGGTGGTATGAAGTATCAACACCATGATCTTAGAAATGTATTAGAGCGTTCTTCCGCAAGAGAAACGACGATGCGAGTAGCAATCGGGGCACTAGCAAAACAGATTTTAGCTGCTTTAGATATAGAGATTGCTAGTCATGTAGCGATCCTTGGAGGAATCAAAGCGAATGTGCCAGAGAATTTGACCGTGACAGAAATCAAAGAAAAGACGACTATCTCCGAAGTGAACATGGTAGATCTAATGATTGAAGAGGAAGTAAAAGCCTTGATCGATGCTACTAAAAAAGCAGGAGACACTTTGGGAGGTGTAGTGGAAGTTCGGGTCGAAAATGTGCCAGCAGGGTTAGGGAGCTATGTACAGTGGGATAAAAAATTAGACGGTAAGTTAGCTCAAGCGATGTTAAGCATCAATGCTTTTAAGGGAGTCGAATTTGGAATTGGGTTTGAAGCTGCTTCGTTACCAGGATCACAGGTGATGGATGAAATCACTTGGGACGAAAGCGGCTATCACCGAGCAAGTAATCATTTAGGTGGCTTTGAAGGTGGAATGACCAACGGAGAACAGATTATTGTTCGGGGCGTGATGAAACCAATTCCTACTTTATATAAACCTCTCATGAGCGTGAACATCGATACTAAAGAACCTTATAAAGCTAGTGTGGAACGTTCCGATAGTACGGCAGTTCCAGCAGCTTCAGTCGTCGCAGAGCATGTGATTGCGACCACTCTTGTTCGCGAGATACTTGAGCATTTTCCAGCAGATAATATGCAAGAATTAAAAAAAGCCGTTGCAAATCACCGCCAAATGACCAAAGAATTCTAA
- the aroB gene encoding 3-dehydroquinate synthase, with the protein MLEVVLPEKSYEIIIQRNALDQVADWLSGLWQEKKIAIISDENVFPLYGQKIQQQLADRYEVVNYVIPAGEESKSLSMAAKLYDFLATEQLTRSDGIIALGGGVVGDLAGFVASTYMRGISFVQIPTSLLAQVDSSIGGKTAVNAPNAKNMIGTFAQPDGVLIDPETLTTLPVKRIQEGIAEIIKCGAIKDESLWRELARFIDVADLVAHSELVIEKALRVKKEVVEEDQFDQGSRLFLNFGHTIGHAIEQTAGYGQISHGEAVAIGMVQISRNAEKRKETPEGTTQQLIKMIQKYQLPISYEPWDEQALFQAITHDKKARGKQLKIILLEKIGQAKIQSIPIEAIKNYLEEGE; encoded by the coding sequence ATGTTAGAAGTTGTCTTACCCGAAAAAAGCTATGAGATCATCATCCAGCGAAACGCACTAGATCAAGTCGCAGATTGGCTTTCCGGTTTATGGCAAGAAAAGAAAATTGCGATCATTAGTGATGAAAATGTCTTTCCGCTTTATGGTCAAAAGATACAACAACAATTAGCCGATCGGTATGAGGTTGTGAATTATGTTATTCCGGCTGGCGAAGAAAGTAAATCACTGTCGATGGCTGCTAAATTATATGATTTTCTAGCCACTGAACAATTGACGAGAAGTGATGGCATTATTGCTCTAGGTGGCGGTGTTGTAGGCGATTTAGCTGGTTTTGTGGCATCAACTTACATGAGAGGAATTTCTTTTGTACAGATTCCTACCTCCTTATTGGCACAAGTAGACTCAAGCATAGGTGGCAAAACAGCAGTCAATGCACCAAACGCTAAAAATATGATTGGCACATTTGCACAGCCAGACGGTGTGTTGATTGATCCAGAAACGCTGACGACATTACCAGTAAAAAGGATCCAAGAAGGAATTGCAGAAATCATCAAGTGTGGTGCGATCAAGGATGAAAGTCTTTGGAGAGAGTTAGCTCGTTTTATTGATGTAGCTGATTTAGTAGCACATAGCGAGCTAGTGATCGAAAAAGCTTTACGTGTAAAAAAAGAAGTGGTAGAAGAAGATCAATTTGATCAAGGCAGTCGTTTGTTCCTCAACTTTGGTCACACGATCGGACACGCTATCGAGCAAACAGCAGGATATGGACAGATTAGTCATGGAGAAGCAGTGGCGATCGGCATGGTACAAATCAGTCGGAATGCTGAAAAAAGGAAAGAAACACCTGAAGGAACGACGCAACAACTTATCAAGATGATCCAAAAGTATCAGTTGCCCATTTCTTACGAACCATGGGATGAACAGGCGTTGTTCCAGGCGATCACTCATGATAAAAAAGCCCGGGGAAAACAGTTGAAAATTATTTTATTAGAAAAAATCGGTCAGGCAAAAATCCAATCGATCCCAATCGAAGCAATCAAAAATTATTTAGAAGAAGGTGAGTAA
- the aroF gene encoding 3-deoxy-7-phosphoheptulonate synthase: MILIIKPGIQESELTQVIERIKEEGLDVQINHGKDRFVLGLLGDPKVIRDVPFERYDIVERAVPITNTYKLTSREFHPQDTIVDVAGVKIGDGSFVTMAGPCSVEGEEQIMETARMAKAGGAKILRGGAYKPRTSPYAFQGLGEEGLKMMRKAADHYDLKVITEVMDEAHIDVVSEYADIIQIGARNMQNFRLLEAVGRTGKPIGLKRGISGTIEEWLNAAEYIAVQNNSNIIFIERGIRTYETATRNTFDLSAVPLIKKLSHFPIIVDPSHGTGVWDLVTPMARAGVASGADGMIVEIHPDPIHAWSDGQQSLNEKNYLKMMNEVDILVEAMKKINAL; the protein is encoded by the coding sequence ATGATTCTAATCATTAAACCAGGTATCCAAGAAAGTGAGTTAACACAAGTGATTGAACGTATTAAAGAAGAAGGGCTAGATGTACAGATCAACCATGGTAAAGATCGTTTTGTCTTAGGGCTTTTAGGAGATCCAAAGGTAATTCGGGATGTTCCGTTTGAACGCTACGATATCGTAGAACGTGCCGTACCGATTACCAATACGTACAAATTGACGTCACGAGAATTTCATCCTCAAGATACGATCGTTGATGTAGCTGGAGTGAAAATCGGTGATGGGAGTTTTGTGACAATGGCTGGTCCTTGTTCTGTCGAAGGGGAAGAGCAAATCATGGAGACAGCACGAATGGCTAAGGCTGGTGGTGCTAAAATCTTACGTGGTGGTGCCTACAAACCAAGAACGTCACCATACGCTTTCCAAGGATTAGGTGAAGAAGGGTTGAAAATGATGCGTAAAGCTGCGGATCATTATGACTTGAAAGTGATTACCGAAGTGATGGATGAAGCGCATATCGATGTGGTCAGTGAATACGCAGATATCATTCAAATCGGCGCACGAAATATGCAAAATTTCCGTTTATTAGAAGCTGTAGGACGAACAGGAAAACCAATTGGCTTAAAACGTGGCATCTCAGGTACGATCGAAGAGTGGTTAAATGCCGCTGAATACATTGCAGTTCAAAACAATTCAAACATCATCTTCATTGAACGCGGAATCCGCACTTACGAAACAGCTACTAGAAATACATTCGATCTAAGTGCCGTACCACTGATCAAAAAATTAAGTCATTTCCCGATCATCGTTGACCCAAGTCATGGAACGGGTGTCTGGGACTTAGTGACACCAATGGCACGAGCAGGTGTTGCTAGTGGGGCAGATGGAATGATTGTAGAGATCCATCCTGATCCGATTCATGCTTGGTCTGATGGACAGCAGTCATTGAATGAGAAAAACTACCTGAAAATGATGAATGAAGTGGACATCTTAGTAGAAGCGATGAAGAAAATAAACGCTTTATAG
- a CDS encoding DUF438 domain-containing protein: MKPTNQRQERIVEILSLLHKGGSFEEAKRLFNEEFEGVDVTEITAAEKALIQSGLDPSEIQKLCNIHAAVFKGAINEIHHSNYEHAQPGHPIHTLKLENQVLQSLLTDEIDGLLAKMAKGDWSQKERLQHALTDLLQIDKHYARKETLIFSYMEKYGISAPPKVMWGVDDDIREMIKALNAYLATDKAAYNPLSEKWEAVKTEVEEMIFKEEEIMVPMTLDVFSLKDWEQIAHDSFDIGFAFIPEPLPWKPSQESLEKESEREPARQLAIKKAKETTDGIAAGLGIEEFTSEAVQDETAPMTDLVVQFPTGALQLEQLVALFQVLPVDLTFVDHEDRVRFFSEGKKRVFPRTTSVIGREVVNCHPPKSMHLVQQILDDFRTGTRDSAEFWIDMRGRKIYIRYFALKNETGDYLGCLEVTQDITEIQKLDGQKRL, from the coding sequence ATGAAACCCACGAATCAACGACAAGAACGGATTGTTGAAATCCTGTCACTTTTACATAAAGGTGGTTCTTTTGAAGAAGCAAAACGATTGTTCAATGAAGAATTTGAGGGAGTCGATGTTACAGAAATCACTGCTGCGGAAAAAGCATTGATTCAAAGCGGTCTTGATCCGTCAGAAATCCAAAAGTTATGTAATATCCATGCAGCTGTTTTTAAAGGAGCGATCAATGAGATCCATCATTCCAATTATGAACACGCACAACCAGGACACCCGATCCATACCTTAAAGTTAGAAAACCAAGTGTTGCAGTCGTTACTGACGGATGAAATTGACGGGTTATTGGCAAAAATGGCTAAAGGAGATTGGTCACAAAAGGAACGATTGCAACACGCTTTGACTGATTTATTGCAGATCGACAAGCATTATGCACGAAAAGAAACGTTGATCTTTTCTTATATGGAAAAATACGGAATCTCAGCCCCACCTAAAGTGATGTGGGGTGTAGATGATGATATCCGTGAAATGATCAAAGCGCTGAATGCTTATTTAGCTACAGACAAAGCGGCTTATAATCCGCTATCCGAAAAATGGGAAGCAGTAAAAACAGAAGTTGAAGAGATGATTTTTAAGGAAGAGGAGATCATGGTACCCATGACCTTAGATGTGTTTAGCCTTAAAGATTGGGAACAAATCGCTCATGACAGCTTTGATATCGGTTTTGCGTTTATCCCTGAACCACTTCCATGGAAGCCAAGCCAAGAATCACTCGAAAAAGAAAGCGAACGGGAACCAGCTCGTCAATTAGCCATTAAAAAAGCTAAAGAAACGACCGATGGTATTGCTGCTGGTCTTGGGATCGAAGAGTTTACGTCAGAGGCAGTTCAAGACGAAACAGCACCTATGACTGATTTAGTTGTGCAATTTCCGACAGGAGCGTTACAGTTGGAGCAATTAGTTGCCTTGTTTCAAGTGTTGCCTGTGGATTTGACATTTGTTGATCATGAGGATCGGGTTCGTTTCTTCTCAGAAGGAAAGAAACGGGTCTTTCCAAGAACTACTTCTGTCATTGGTCGTGAAGTCGTCAACTGTCATCCACCAAAAAGCATGCATCTTGTCCAACAAATACTTGACGATTTCCGTACAGGAACAAGGGATTCAGCAGAATTTTGGATTGATATGAGAGGACGGAAAATTTATATTCGCTACTTTGCTTTAAAAAATGAGACAGGTGATTATCTTGGGTGCTTAGAAGTCACGCAAGATATTACTGAGATCCAAAAGTTAGACGGACAAAAACGATTGTAA
- a CDS encoding DUF1858 domain-containing protein has product MREIDFSKTLFELVTEYPEVKQIMSELGFNAINQPGMLQTAGRYMTIPKGAQMKKIPLEQIVTAFETSGFIVKGLVK; this is encoded by the coding sequence ATGAGAGAAATCGATTTTTCCAAAACATTATTTGAATTAGTTACTGAATATCCAGAAGTCAAACAAATCATGTCAGAGCTAGGATTTAATGCCATCAACCAACCTGGGATGTTGCAAACTGCTGGTCGCTATATGACGATTCCTAAAGGGGCTCAAATGAAAAAAATTCCTTTAGAACAAATTGTTACTGCTTTTGAAACATCAGGATTTATTGTGAAAGGATTGGTAAAATGA
- a CDS encoding Y-family DNA polymerase, with protein sequence MIRNQNPVFDYTKEPSRDILCIDCKSFYASVECAERHLDPLTTKLVVMSYPSGKTDERGSGLILAASPAAKKAYHITNISRARDLPFPYPDDLYMVPPRMAYYMKKNTEINAIYKKYVDEENHHVYSVDESFLDVTNSLKLFKVKSAWELAEIIYRDVYQQTGIHTTIGIGDNPLLAKLALDNGSKGKERMAEWRYADVADNVWRIPSLTDFWGIGHQTAKRLKRLGIHSVYDLAHADYYQLKEKFGVIGTQLFAHAWGIDRSFLGEDYTPKSKSIGNSQILNRDYTRREELEIVLKEMADQVGTRLRREHAKAQVVSLWMGYSLGYRDRLGKTGFHQQLKVEPTNSSHELSLILLNLFRKHYQHQDIRSVGVNCSKLIYTDSLQLNLFADPDEQVNDAKIDFVVDRIRQKYGFSAIVHAHSLLEGGRAIARSSLVGGHAGGHAGIEGEGYASNKKRISRLQ encoded by the coding sequence ATGATTCGAAATCAAAATCCAGTCTTTGATTACACAAAAGAACCTTCGAGAGATATTCTTTGCATCGATTGTAAGTCGTTTTATGCTTCTGTTGAGTGTGCCGAACGTCATTTAGATCCTCTAACAACCAAACTCGTCGTCATGTCCTATCCGTCAGGGAAAACCGATGAACGAGGTAGTGGCTTGATCTTAGCTGCTAGTCCAGCTGCAAAAAAAGCCTATCATATTACAAATATCAGTCGAGCAAGGGATTTACCCTTTCCCTATCCCGACGATCTTTATATGGTCCCTCCACGAATGGCTTACTACATGAAAAAAAATACCGAAATAAATGCTATTTATAAAAAGTACGTGGATGAAGAGAATCACCATGTCTATTCTGTTGATGAAAGCTTTCTTGATGTCACCAACAGCTTGAAACTTTTTAAAGTCAAAAGTGCTTGGGAATTAGCTGAAATCATCTACCGGGATGTCTACCAACAAACAGGAATCCATACAACTATTGGGATTGGTGATAACCCACTACTAGCTAAGTTAGCGTTGGATAACGGTTCTAAAGGAAAAGAGCGAATGGCCGAATGGCGCTATGCAGATGTAGCAGACAATGTTTGGCGTATTCCTTCTCTCACCGATTTTTGGGGAATTGGTCATCAGACAGCGAAACGGCTCAAACGACTGGGGATTCATTCTGTTTATGATTTAGCTCATGCGGATTATTACCAATTAAAAGAAAAATTCGGAGTGATTGGCACCCAGCTTTTTGCCCATGCTTGGGGAATTGATCGAAGTTTTTTAGGAGAAGACTATACCCCCAAATCAAAAAGTATTGGGAATAGTCAAATTTTGAATCGTGATTATACAAGGCGTGAAGAACTTGAAATCGTTCTTAAAGAAATGGCTGATCAAGTCGGAACTCGTCTGCGGCGTGAACATGCGAAAGCGCAAGTTGTTAGCTTGTGGATGGGCTACTCTTTAGGTTATCGAGATCGTCTAGGGAAAACTGGATTTCATCAACAACTAAAAGTGGAGCCGACAAATTCTAGTCATGAACTCAGTCTCATTTTATTGAATCTTTTTCGTAAACATTACCAGCATCAAGACATTCGCAGTGTCGGTGTCAACTGCTCCAAACTAATTTACACAGACAGTCTGCAATTGAATCTATTTGCAGATCCCGATGAACAAGTCAACGATGCCAAAATCGATTTTGTCGTTGATCGTATTCGCCAAAAATATGGGTTCAGTGCAATTGTCCATGCCCATAGCTTATTAGAAGGTGGCCGTGCGATCGCAAGGAGTTCACTCGTTGGCGGACACGCTGGTGGTCATGCCGGTATTGAAGGTGAGGGCTATGCGTCGAACAAAAAAAGAATTTCTCGACTACAATGA